A genome region from Ctenopharyngodon idella isolate HZGC_01 chromosome 5, HZGC01, whole genome shotgun sequence includes the following:
- the sub1b gene encoding SUB1 regulator of transcription b encodes MPKTKEVLSSTSGSDSDSDTETKAKRKKASAPEKPAKKQKSGETSKPGGSAKSDRNSDDNMFQIGKLRYVSVRDFKGKVLIDIREYWMDQAGEMKPGKKGISLNPEQWNQLKEQMSDIDDAVKRL; translated from the exons ATGCCTAAGACTAAAGAAGTGCTGTCTTCCACTTCTGGCAGTGATTCAGACAGTGATACAGAAACAAAG GCCAAAAGAAAGAAGGCAAGTGCTCCTGAGAAGCCtgcaaaaaaacagaaaagcgGAGAGACCTCCAAACCGGGTGGCTCTGCTAAGAGTGACAGAAACAGTGATGATAACATGTTCCAG ATTGGGAAGCTGAGATACGTCAGCGTCAGGGATTTCAAAGGCAAGGTTTTGATTGACATTCGAGAGTACTGGATGGACCAAGCTGGTGAAATGAAGCCTGGGAAAAAAG GCATCTCATTGAATCCTGAGCAGTGGAATCAGCTGAAGGAACAAATGTCAGACATCGATGACGCAGTTAAAAGACTGTAA